Proteins encoded together in one Urocitellus parryii isolate mUroPar1 chromosome 3, mUroPar1.hap1, whole genome shotgun sequence window:
- the Selplg gene encoding P-selectin glycoprotein ligand 1, whose amino-acid sequence MPLHLLLLLTLLGPGSALQLWEITHRAAPAPQPARVRRQVALEDDYIDQDYGTEGTDPPETLDNHTGTAAAGPKVLTTKGTLEPSASAGPGTPGPATAEAATGHSAGLAAGGTATEGPSTEVATPWVSVTGPLATELTSAIAASTEGPLPVETTATEGLSTGPAATEADTTPSVATKAETIAPVATEAETTQPATTEAETTPPVSTEAAIPPPGATEAETSPPGATKAAIPPPGATEAETTPPGATEAETAPPSATEARTAQPVVTAVVSTEKSMVKSLSRDTTATTASRVTFEGAMATTSHLHSREVVFPGGSVDPSSTGASDLIPVKQCLLAILVLALVATVFFVCTVVLAVRLSRQTHTYPVRSYSPTEMVCISALLPEGGEGAAATANGGLPKSQGLKADTREDRDGDDLTLHSFLP is encoded by the coding sequence ATGCCCCTGCACCTGCTCCTGCTGCTGACCCTGCTGGGCCCTGGCAGTGCCCTCCAGCTGTGGGAGATCACCCACAGAGCAGCTCCAGCCCCCCAGCCTGCCCGGGTACGGAGACAGGTGGCCCTGGAGGACGACTACATTGACCAAGACTATGGCACAGAGGGCACAGACCCTCCGGAAACACTGGACAATCACACGGGGACCGCGGCGGCAGGCCCCAAGGTTCTGACCACAAAGGGCACATTGGAGCCGAGCGCTTCTGCGGGGCCCGGAACCCCCGGGCCAGCCACGGCGGAGGCTGCCACGGGGCACTCTGCTGGCCTGGCTGCAGGGGGGACAGCCACGGAGGGGCCGAGCACAGAAGTGGCCACGCCATGGGTGTCAGTCACAGGGCCGCTGGCCACAGAGCTGACCTCTGCGATTGCTGCATCTACAGAAGGGCCTCTACCCGTGGAGACAACAGCCACGGAGGGCCTGTCCACAGGGCCAGCAGCCACAGAGGCTGACACCACTCCGTCCGTGGCCACCAAGGCAGAGACCATTGCTCCAGTGGCCACCGAGGCAGAGACCACCCAGCCTGCGACCACTGAAGCAGAGACCACTCCGCCAGTGTCCACGGAGGCAGCGATCCCTCCTCCAGGGGCCACCGAGGCAGAGACCTCTCCGCCAGGGGCCACCAAGGCAGCGATCCCTCCACCAGGGGCCACCGAGGCAGAGACCACTCCGCCAGGGGCCACAGAGGCAGAGACCGCTCCGCCTTCGGCCACTGAGGCTCGGACCGCGCAGCCTGTGGTCACGGcagttgtgtccaccgagaaatCCATGGTGAAGTCCCTGTCCAGGGACACCACCGCCACCACGGCCTCTCGTGTGACTTTCGAGGGTGCCATGGCGACAACCAGCCACTTGCACAGTCGCGAGGTCGTCTTCCCCGGAGGCTCCGTGGACCCCAGCTCCACGGGCGCGTCGGACCTGATCCCCGTGAAGCAGTGCCTGCTGGCCATCCTGGTCCTGGCCCTGGTGGCCACCGTCTTCTTCGTGTGCACCGTGGTGCTGGCCGTCCGCCTCTCCCGCCAGACCCACACGTACCCCGTGCGCAGCTACTCGCCCACCGAGATGGTCTGCATCTCGGCCCTGCTGCCCGAGGGGGGCGAGGGCGCCGCGGCCACGGCCAACGGGGGCCTGCCCAAGAGCCAGGGCCTGAAGGCAGACACCCGGGAGGACCGCGACGGGGATGACCTCACTCTGCACAGCTTCCTCCCCTAG